Proteins found in one Methylobacterium sp. CB376 genomic segment:
- a CDS encoding complex I NDUFA9 subunit family protein, with product MPDPVGPTRPASQLVTVFGGSGFLGRHVVRALAKRGYRIRVAVRRPDLAQFLQPLGRVGQIVAVQANLRDPASVARAVEHADVVVNLVGILQESGNQRFQRLQAEGPGVIARAAAAIGARMVHVSAIGADAGSPSAYARSKAAGEAGVLAARPDAVIVRPSIIFGHGDSFFNRFAALVGLLPVLPLAGAETRMQPVFVGDVAEVIALAVDGKARPGTTYELGGPEILTLRQLVEYTLQVTMRRRLVLPIPAPAARLQAWALETVDALTLGLLPDSLKLTRDQVLLLARDNVVSEAAKAEGRSFEAFGIVPTAIEAVVPGYLWRFRKAGQFAVGRGSPGMAAVPDLLAAAPMGEHSAHHPEQAGGPAIGQKAAGAGQAPGMR from the coding sequence ATGCCCGACCCCGTCGGCCCGACCCGGCCCGCCTCGCAGCTCGTGACCGTGTTCGGCGGCTCGGGCTTCCTGGGACGGCACGTGGTGCGGGCGCTCGCCAAGCGCGGCTACCGCATCCGCGTCGCCGTCCGCCGGCCCGACCTCGCGCAGTTCCTGCAGCCCCTCGGCCGCGTCGGCCAGATCGTCGCCGTGCAGGCGAACCTGCGCGACCCCGCCTCGGTCGCCCGCGCCGTCGAGCACGCGGACGTGGTGGTCAACCTCGTCGGCATCCTGCAGGAGAGCGGGAACCAGCGCTTCCAGCGCCTCCAGGCGGAGGGGCCGGGGGTCATCGCCCGGGCCGCCGCGGCGATCGGCGCCCGGATGGTGCACGTCTCGGCGATCGGCGCCGATGCGGGCTCGCCCTCGGCCTACGCGCGCTCGAAGGCGGCCGGCGAGGCCGGCGTGCTCGCCGCCCGCCCCGACGCGGTCATCGTCCGGCCGTCGATCATCTTCGGCCACGGCGACAGCTTCTTCAACCGCTTCGCCGCCCTCGTCGGCCTGCTGCCGGTGCTGCCGCTCGCCGGGGCCGAGACCCGCATGCAGCCGGTCTTCGTCGGCGACGTCGCCGAGGTGATCGCCCTCGCCGTGGACGGCAAGGCGCGGCCCGGCACCACCTACGAACTCGGCGGCCCGGAGATCCTCACCCTGCGCCAGCTCGTGGAGTACACGCTGCAGGTCACGATGCGCCGCCGCCTCGTCCTGCCGATCCCGGCCCCGGCCGCCCGCCTCCAGGCCTGGGCCCTCGAGACCGTCGACGCGCTCACCCTCGGCCTCCTGCCCGACAGCCTCAAGCTCACCCGCGACCAAGTCTTGCTGCTGGCGCGGGACAACGTCGTCTCGGAGGCGGCCAAGGCGGAGGGGCGCAGCTTCGAGGCCTTCGGTATCGTCCCGACCGCCATCGAGGCGGTGGTGCCCGGCTATCTCTGGCGCTTCCGCAAGGCGGGGCAGTTCGCCGTCGGCCGCGGCAGCCCCGGCATGGCAGCCGTGCCGGACCTGCTCGCCGCCGCGCCGATGGGCGAGCATTCCGCCCATCACCCCGAGCAGGCCGGCGGCCCCGCGATCGGCCAGAAGGCCGCGGGCGCCGGTCAGGCGCCCGGCATGCGCTGA